A single genomic interval of Ischnura elegans chromosome 3, ioIscEleg1.1, whole genome shotgun sequence harbors:
- the LOC124156579 gene encoding uncharacterized protein LOC124156579 isoform X1: MRLYYFQTRMLRPISSLVMVGGKQTYWNEDWSKELHFSCFSPKTSTALKHGLPEGKPTSFYCSVCCKTNQLGNMGRGALTKHLSSTHHNTAVENKKSCYGIKIFCLPSAKKVTTATPSTSTSASVNPTAAAPGSSASGGTAEDPRDDPDDPTPASPACTCSCPCARCTNEVIAVPKTAGLQGLNTWLMKQDTTKAEILWCIYCVTSHTSLSSGGKAVQLFPTMFPDSMIAAKMELGRNKIAYSLVHGLAPHFHDVITSKLTKLDFVVVLFDESLNKCSQKTQMDLAIKFWCDDQNETVTKYYDSVFLGRSRATDLISAYCTAIPRSVQSHVLMVGMDGPNVNVKFLKDLQIYMKTEFGEDEPLLLLMGSCGLHVVHNSFKEGVSKCGWNIVMFLRALYNIFKNVPARRSKYTEWTGSTTFPNKYCAVRWLNNAPGADNCIKILPNVKTFIEKVRTGPEEDKIKSAGFLYVAKAVEDKMLGPKLAFFSYVARLVEPFLTTYQTNDPMAPFLHTDLSNLVSNLLRHFVKNDYVNRKSDVCKVDITNEDNLIPVKNFNFSFSVKDALKKVQVSTPEMLKFKEECVLLLKAMVSKILEKAPLNYKLCRAITFCDPELISHSKTAVSTRLNGFLEQLHSRNWLPASECDTILSDFKVLCDKQVFANACQEYDRQRQRLDHFWRGIWDRYKCSDGLVKVIKMALIISHGQAFIERGFSINKEIIVENQLDMSLVAQRQVYDSVNAAGGVENIKISAEMINRFRHARSEYEEAKKQRRSEDAEVEKKRTHEKMIGTEVKELQAKKMKVLASSQKEADAIDEEIKKLTGTF, translated from the exons ATGagattgtattattttcagaccCGAATGCTGAGGCCCATTTCGTCTCTAGTCATGGTCGGGGGAAAGCAGACGTATTGGAACGAGGATTGGTCAAAGGAGCTTCATTTCAGCTGCTTCTCACCAAAGACTTCGACTGCATTAAAGCATGGATTGCCAGAAGGAAAACCAACATCTTTCTACTGCTCGGTGTGCTGCAAGACGAATCAACTCGGCAACATGGGTCGCGGTGCCCTGACTAAACACCTGTCATCAACCCACCACAATACTGCCGTCGAGAACAAGAAGAGCTGTTACGggatcaagatattttgtttgccTTCCGCTAAGAAG GTGACTACAGCAACTCCCTCTACCTCTACATCCGCGTCGGTGAACCCCACGGCGGCGGCACCTGGTTCCTCAGCATCGGGTGGGACTGCAGAAGACCCTCGGGACGATCCCGATGACCCCACACCAGCTTCACCTGCCTGCACATGTTCATGCCCATGTGCGCGATGTACCAACGAAGTTATCGCCGTCCCGAAGACTGCTGGTTTGCAAGGTCTTAACACCTGGTTAATGAAGCAAGATACTACCAAAGCTGAGATTTTGTGGTGTATCTATTGTGTAACGAGCCATACTTCTTTGTCTTCTGGGGGCAAGGCAGTGCAGTTATTTCCCACAATGTTCCCAGATAGTATGATTGCTGCAAAAATGGAATTGGGTCGGAACAAAATCGCCTATTCACTTGTACATGGTTTAGCCCCACATTTCCATGATGTTATCACATCTAAGTTAACCAAACTGGATTTTGTGGTAGTTTTATTTGACGAGAGTCTCAATAAGTGTAGCCAGAAGACTCAAATGGATcttgccattaaattttggtgtgatGATCAAAATGAAACGGTGACGAAATATTATGATTCAGTGTTCCTGGGTCGCTCAAGGGCGACTGATCTCATATCGGCATACTGCACAGCAATTCCTAGAAGTGTGCAGTCTCATGTGCTTATGGTTGGCATGGATGGCCCGAATGTTAATGTCAAGTTCCTGAAAGATCTCCagatttatatgaaaacagaGTTTGGTGAGGATGAGCCACTGCTGCTGCTCATGGGGTCCTGTGGTTTgcacgtagttcataattccttcAAAGAGGGGGTTAGTAAGTGTGGCTGGAATATTGTCATGTTTCTCAGGGCCttatacaatatatttaagaatgtgCCTGCCCGTCGCAGTAAGTATACAGAGTGGACAGGCTCTACTACTTTCCCAAATAAGTATTGTGCAGTGAGGTGGTTGAATAATGCACCTGGTGCCgataattgcatcaaaatattgccaaacgtaaaaacttttattgaaaaagtgagaactggacctgaagaggataaaataaaatctgccGGCTTCTTGTATGTTGCAAAAGCTGTTGAAGATAAGATGTTGGGGCCTAAGTTAGCCTTCTTCTCATATGTTGCAAGACTTGTTGAGCCATTCTTGACTACTTATCAAACCAATGACCCAATGGCGCCGTTCTTGCACACGGACCTGTCGAACTTAGTGTCGAACCTGCTTAGACATTTTGTCAAGAATGATTATGTAAATCGAAAGTCAGATGTATGTAAAGTTGACATTACCAATGAAGacaatctgattcctgtgaagaacttcaattttagtttttctgtaaAGGACGCTCTCAAAAAAGTAcaagtatctactccagaaaTGCTGAAGTTCAAGGAGGAGTGTGTGCTCCTGCTGAAGGCTATGGttagtaaaattcttgaaaaggcTCCCTTGAATTACAAACTCTGCAGAGCCATAACTTTTTGTGACCCAGAACTGATTTCACATTCCAAAACTGCCGTTTCTACTCGACTGAACGGCTTCTTGGAACAACTGCACAGCCGCAATTGGCTTCCTGCAAGTGAGTGCGACACTATTTTGTCTGACTTTAAGGTGCTCTGTGACAAACAAGTATTTGCTAACGCCTGTCAAGAATATGATCGTCAGAGGCAGAGACTAGATCATTTCTGGAGAGGTATCTGGGATCGTTATAAGTGCTCAGATGGTTTAGTGAAAGTGATTAAAATGGCTCTGATCATAAGCCATGGCCAAGCTTTCATCGAGCGTGGCTTCTCCATCAATAAGGAGATAATAGTAGAGAACCAATTAGATATGTCTTTGGTGGCTCAGCGCCAAGTGTACGACTCAGTCAACGCTGCTGGTGgcgtagaaaacataaaaatatctgctgAAATGATCAACAGATTTCGGCACGCGCGCTCCGAGTATGAAGAAGCAAAGAAGCAGCGCCGATCTGAGGACGCTGAGGTCGAAAAAAAAAGGACCCATGAGAAGATGATTGGAACTGAAGTTAAGGAGCTTCAAGCCAAAAAGATGAAAGTGTTAGCATCAAGCCAGAAGGAGGCTGATGccattgatgaagaaataaaaaagttgactggtactttctaa
- the LOC124156579 gene encoding uncharacterized protein LOC124156579 isoform X2, which yields MLRPISSLVMVGGKQTYWNEDWSKELHFSCFSPKTSTALKHGLPEGKPTSFYCSVCCKTNQLGNMGRGALTKHLSSTHHNTAVENKKSCYGIKIFCLPSAKKVTTATPSTSTSASVNPTAAAPGSSASGGTAEDPRDDPDDPTPASPACTCSCPCARCTNEVIAVPKTAGLQGLNTWLMKQDTTKAEILWCIYCVTSHTSLSSGGKAVQLFPTMFPDSMIAAKMELGRNKIAYSLVHGLAPHFHDVITSKLTKLDFVVVLFDESLNKCSQKTQMDLAIKFWCDDQNETVTKYYDSVFLGRSRATDLISAYCTAIPRSVQSHVLMVGMDGPNVNVKFLKDLQIYMKTEFGEDEPLLLLMGSCGLHVVHNSFKEGVSKCGWNIVMFLRALYNIFKNVPARRSKYTEWTGSTTFPNKYCAVRWLNNAPGADNCIKILPNVKTFIEKVRTGPEEDKIKSAGFLYVAKAVEDKMLGPKLAFFSYVARLVEPFLTTYQTNDPMAPFLHTDLSNLVSNLLRHFVKNDYVNRKSDVCKVDITNEDNLIPVKNFNFSFSVKDALKKVQVSTPEMLKFKEECVLLLKAMVSKILEKAPLNYKLCRAITFCDPELISHSKTAVSTRLNGFLEQLHSRNWLPASECDTILSDFKVLCDKQVFANACQEYDRQRQRLDHFWRGIWDRYKCSDGLVKVIKMALIISHGQAFIERGFSINKEIIVENQLDMSLVAQRQVYDSVNAAGGVENIKISAEMINRFRHARSEYEEAKKQRRSEDAEVEKKRTHEKMIGTEVKELQAKKMKVLASSQKEADAIDEEIKKLTGTF from the exons ATGCTGAGGCCCATTTCGTCTCTAGTCATGGTCGGGGGAAAGCAGACGTATTGGAACGAGGATTGGTCAAAGGAGCTTCATTTCAGCTGCTTCTCACCAAAGACTTCGACTGCATTAAAGCATGGATTGCCAGAAGGAAAACCAACATCTTTCTACTGCTCGGTGTGCTGCAAGACGAATCAACTCGGCAACATGGGTCGCGGTGCCCTGACTAAACACCTGTCATCAACCCACCACAATACTGCCGTCGAGAACAAGAAGAGCTGTTACGggatcaagatattttgtttgccTTCCGCTAAGAAG GTGACTACAGCAACTCCCTCTACCTCTACATCCGCGTCGGTGAACCCCACGGCGGCGGCACCTGGTTCCTCAGCATCGGGTGGGACTGCAGAAGACCCTCGGGACGATCCCGATGACCCCACACCAGCTTCACCTGCCTGCACATGTTCATGCCCATGTGCGCGATGTACCAACGAAGTTATCGCCGTCCCGAAGACTGCTGGTTTGCAAGGTCTTAACACCTGGTTAATGAAGCAAGATACTACCAAAGCTGAGATTTTGTGGTGTATCTATTGTGTAACGAGCCATACTTCTTTGTCTTCTGGGGGCAAGGCAGTGCAGTTATTTCCCACAATGTTCCCAGATAGTATGATTGCTGCAAAAATGGAATTGGGTCGGAACAAAATCGCCTATTCACTTGTACATGGTTTAGCCCCACATTTCCATGATGTTATCACATCTAAGTTAACCAAACTGGATTTTGTGGTAGTTTTATTTGACGAGAGTCTCAATAAGTGTAGCCAGAAGACTCAAATGGATcttgccattaaattttggtgtgatGATCAAAATGAAACGGTGACGAAATATTATGATTCAGTGTTCCTGGGTCGCTCAAGGGCGACTGATCTCATATCGGCATACTGCACAGCAATTCCTAGAAGTGTGCAGTCTCATGTGCTTATGGTTGGCATGGATGGCCCGAATGTTAATGTCAAGTTCCTGAAAGATCTCCagatttatatgaaaacagaGTTTGGTGAGGATGAGCCACTGCTGCTGCTCATGGGGTCCTGTGGTTTgcacgtagttcataattccttcAAAGAGGGGGTTAGTAAGTGTGGCTGGAATATTGTCATGTTTCTCAGGGCCttatacaatatatttaagaatgtgCCTGCCCGTCGCAGTAAGTATACAGAGTGGACAGGCTCTACTACTTTCCCAAATAAGTATTGTGCAGTGAGGTGGTTGAATAATGCACCTGGTGCCgataattgcatcaaaatattgccaaacgtaaaaacttttattgaaaaagtgagaactggacctgaagaggataaaataaaatctgccGGCTTCTTGTATGTTGCAAAAGCTGTTGAAGATAAGATGTTGGGGCCTAAGTTAGCCTTCTTCTCATATGTTGCAAGACTTGTTGAGCCATTCTTGACTACTTATCAAACCAATGACCCAATGGCGCCGTTCTTGCACACGGACCTGTCGAACTTAGTGTCGAACCTGCTTAGACATTTTGTCAAGAATGATTATGTAAATCGAAAGTCAGATGTATGTAAAGTTGACATTACCAATGAAGacaatctgattcctgtgaagaacttcaattttagtttttctgtaaAGGACGCTCTCAAAAAAGTAcaagtatctactccagaaaTGCTGAAGTTCAAGGAGGAGTGTGTGCTCCTGCTGAAGGCTATGGttagtaaaattcttgaaaaggcTCCCTTGAATTACAAACTCTGCAGAGCCATAACTTTTTGTGACCCAGAACTGATTTCACATTCCAAAACTGCCGTTTCTACTCGACTGAACGGCTTCTTGGAACAACTGCACAGCCGCAATTGGCTTCCTGCAAGTGAGTGCGACACTATTTTGTCTGACTTTAAGGTGCTCTGTGACAAACAAGTATTTGCTAACGCCTGTCAAGAATATGATCGTCAGAGGCAGAGACTAGATCATTTCTGGAGAGGTATCTGGGATCGTTATAAGTGCTCAGATGGTTTAGTGAAAGTGATTAAAATGGCTCTGATCATAAGCCATGGCCAAGCTTTCATCGAGCGTGGCTTCTCCATCAATAAGGAGATAATAGTAGAGAACCAATTAGATATGTCTTTGGTGGCTCAGCGCCAAGTGTACGACTCAGTCAACGCTGCTGGTGgcgtagaaaacataaaaatatctgctgAAATGATCAACAGATTTCGGCACGCGCGCTCCGAGTATGAAGAAGCAAAGAAGCAGCGCCGATCTGAGGACGCTGAGGTCGAAAAAAAAAGGACCCATGAGAAGATGATTGGAACTGAAGTTAAGGAGCTTCAAGCCAAAAAGATGAAAGTGTTAGCATCAAGCCAGAAGGAGGCTGATGccattgatgaagaaataaaaaagttgactggtactttctaa